From the genome of Pseudophryne corroboree isolate aPseCor3 chromosome 9, aPseCor3.hap2, whole genome shotgun sequence:
CAAGTGTCTTCCTCACCTCAAACACACATAGGACTTTATAGATGTAACCAGCAAGTCTATAGATTGGATTCAAACTCCAATAGTGTACACCTGTAATTTCTTGCAGTGAACGTTCCGTAAAACAGCACTCGGCACTTTGTTCCCTTACAGCCTCCCCTCCTTCTCCCAAGTACTCCGCTCAGGAAgcagagtttcgcagaatgacgcagtTGTGTTATGAGTTCTGCAAAACTCTGCCACTCGAACGGGGTACTTGGGAACTGAGTAATTACTCCCAACCAGTAATGCCCTCTTCAGTTTAGCCATAATCCCTGGCATCTCACCTTCCAGTCCACAGGAGTTGCAACATTGTGGTTTGAGGTTAATTGAAGCGAGTCCACTACTCTCAAGATCTCATCAAAATTTCTACCAGTGGTTGCTGGATACAGTATTGACAGCTTCATTTTCTTATCTGGGCCAATAATGAACACCTGAGACAATACAGAAGAGAAATCTGTTGGTCATTTAAttccttacatttttttttttttttaaatcagctcCTTTAAAATACTCATCTGAGATACCCACACATCGTGCAGTCACTGGCATCCCTTCATTGTCCTTCTCATCAGGATCCAGCATACCTAGTAGCACAGCAAGATCCCGTTTGGGATCTGCAATAATTGGAAAGGGTAGAGTCTCTGTGGGCTCATCGGAGTTGTATGCATTTATGTCCTGCAGGAGAGAAAGCATAAACTTATCTTTAATGGATTACCCCAAATCATACATGCTCTACACCATGAATGGGTGGAAGAAGAGTCATAGAATGTTCCTATACCCAGCACTTACATCATCACTAGCTCTAGTTAATGAGGTCTGCTAATGTCTGGCATTGGAATCATAGGGGGATACTTAGCAAAGTGTATAGCTATGATAAGTTTTATGTAATAACATGCCCTATGAAGTCCAATTTAATAGGATATAGTCAATATCCACAGGGTCATAAGGTTGATAGTCAAAATTTCAACATGAACAAAATAAAATCCAGCCACTGCTGCTAAGAGCAGGCGGcattttgaacctgttgacatttTGTGTTGACCTTAGTTTGTTTATAAAGGTTGATATGACAGTCATAAGTGGGTACTCCATTACAAGTGCTACTATTCTGGACAAGAACTAAAAATACCCAACCAAAAAATGGGCTATTATCACAATTTTAACCTGATAGTCATTATCGAGATATGCAATTACAGCCTGTTTATCGGCCAAAAAATTACCAGTTTTTGGGCAGTTACACATGGGATCCTGGACCCATGTGTTATCATGGTTCTGAGGGCTAGTTATTGTGGATTATGCATAATCCCCTATAAATGTCAGGTATCTGGGTTGATTGTATAGTCCCCAGCTAATCCACTAGCTGTGGTAAAAGTACCAAAGCTAATTGGATACTGCCTGAGGCCTGGCTTTCCACTGGCAAAATGTGATGCAAGTGATGCAAGTGAAATCACCCTTAAAATAAACAGGTCTACTGTCTCAAGAAGTAGAGGACAGATAGAACACTTGACAGAATTAAAGATAAACATAACATATATAATATACGTCTCTATTATACAAATCCCAGTATAACAATAATTTTTGCTGGTGTAAGTATGTTATTTGTTTCttgtatgaataaaaaaaaaaaattctgtactgtTAATACAGCCAAGTTAAAGGTAACAAAACGCAGAGGTTATTAATGTGTGTGTGATGGACTATTTTAGCTACAATTAAGGCCAGACaatatgagtgagtgagtgagtgagtgagtgcagcAGTTTTCCAACCAGAAAAGCACTACATCCTGTGACTTAACGATTACGTCACCAAGGCTTAATCATCTTCCTCCATTCGTTACTATGTTGTGCCGTCTGACAGACACTGTTTTTGTGCTGATGAAATTGGAACATTCTGAAATACCCATGTGTCTAAAATAATTACTCCTGAACATTTAAAAATACAGAACCCACAATCAGCATTATTTTGGaatcctaaagggccctacacactggccgatccgcctccgagctgcccgatggcggattcgGCCGAGGAGCGActtggcggcgggggggcagtgatgtggggagtgaagtttcttcactcccccctacctgtcacgcggctccattgaagtgcaggcaaatatggacgatctcgtctatattggcctgcatgcacagccgacgggggaccagcgatgaacgagcgcggggccgtgcatcgttcatcgctggagcctccacactgaaagatatgaacgagttctcttcatttataaacgagatcgttcatatctttcaaacaaatcggccagtgtgtagggccttgtcaaagtcgaaaaatatcatgattcactattgccttgtactaaccccaatgcacgtgcccgctgctcgtgcaccgactcccccgtgcgtacgcatcccctcaggttgcgtaagggacgctccgacgtcgcctgcgcacggagatgtgtatttactagagatgagcggtttcagttcctctgaatccgaacccgcccgaacttcagctttttttccacgggtccgagcaggctcggatcctcccgccttgctcggttaacccgagcgcgcccgaacgtcatcatcccgctgtcggattctcgcgagactcggattctctataaggagccgcgcgtcgccgccattttcacacgtgcattgagattgatagggagaggacgtggctggcgtcctctccgtttagattagagacacttgagttgattgatttactaattttggggagcattaggaggagtactcagtacagtgcagcagagttttgctgatagtgtgaccaccagtttaattttaatccgttctctgcctgaaaataaacgatacacagtcacataccatatctgtgctcagcctcagtgtgctgcatgataatatgatatatcatctatgtatgtatatttgactgtgctgagtgctcactgccagtgctcacacagcttaattgtgggggagactggggagcagttatagcaggagtacagtgcacacttttgctgccagtgtgaccactgaccaccagtatattgtctgcctgaaaaagttaaacaaacactcctgtggtgttttttttttattctataaacgcattctgctgacagtgtccagcaggtccgtcattcattatattatataaatatttacctgcagtagtgttatattttttttgttcatctctatcatctttatgatctctatattagcagacgcagtacggtagtccacagctgtggctatctctgtgtcgtcagtgctcgtccataattgtatacctacctgtggtggggttttttttctatcttcttcatactagtagtttaggagtttgctgacagtgtccagcaggtccgtcattatattatatatacctgcagtagtgatatatatatattttttatatcattatcatctctatactagcagacacagtacggtagtccacggctgtagctacctctgtgtcgtcagtgctcgtccataattgtatacctacctgtggtgggttttttttttcaatcttcttcataatagtagttcagcagtctgctgacagtgtccagcaggtccgtcattatattatatatacctgcagtagtgatatatatatattttttatatcattatcatctctatactagcagacacagtacggtagtccacggctgtagctacctctgtgtcgtcagtgctcgtccataattgtatacctacctgtggtggggtttttttttctatcttcttcatactagtagtttaggagtctgctgacagtgtccagcaggtccgtcattatattatatatacctgcagtagtgatatatatatattttttatatcattatcatctctatactagcagacacagtacggtagtccacggctgtagctacctctgtgtcgtcagtgctcgtccataattgtatacctacctgtggtggggtttttttttctatcttcttcatactagtagttcagctattgtgcgtgcattatatctgggcaaattccagcacgtcccatgttttgcacataccttgaatttggtggtgcagaattatttaaacaacgacaggggcgtgcaagagatgctgtcggtggccagaagaattgcgggacactttcggcgtacaggcaccacgtacagaagactggagcaacaccaaaaacgcctgaacctgccctgccatcatctgaagcaagaagtgttaacgaggtggaattcaaccctctatatgcttcagaggttggaggagcagcaaaaggccattcaagcctatacatctgaccacgatataggaggtggaatgcacctgtctcaagcgcagtggagaatgatttcaacgttgtgcaaggttctgcaaccttttgaacttgccacacgtgaagtcagttcagacactgccagcctgagtcaggtcattcccctcatcaggcttttgcagaagaagctggagacattgaaggaggagctaagacagagcgattccgctaggcatgtgggacttgtggatggagcccttcattcgcttaaccaggattcacgggtggtcaatctgttgaaatcagagcactacattttggccaccgtgctcgatcctagatttaaaacctacgttgtatctctctttccggcagacacaagtctgcaggggttgaaagacctgctggtgagaaaattatcaagtcaagtggaacttgatcggtcaacagctcctccttcacattttcccgcaattgggggtgcgaggaaaaggctcagaattccgagcccacccgctggcgttgatgcagggcagtctggagcgactgctgaagctgacatctggtccggactgaaggacctgccaacgattacggacatgtcgtctactgtcactgcatatgattctctcaccattgaaagaatggtggaggattatatgagtgaccgcatccaagtaggcacgtcagacagtccgtacgtatactggcaggaaaaagaggcaatttggaggcccttgcacaaactggctttattctacctaagttgccctcccacaagtgtgtactccgaaagagtgtttagtgccgccgctcaccttgtcagcaatcggtgtacgaggttacttccagaaaatgtggagaagatgatgttcattaaaatgaattataatcaattcctccgtggagacattcaccagcagcaattgcctccacaaagtacacagggagctaagatggtggattccagtggggacgaattgataatctgtgaggagggggatgtacacggtgatgaatcggaggatgatgatgatgaggtggacatcttgcctctgtagagccagtttgtgcttcttttttggtgggggtccataccaacccgtcatttcagtcacagtcgtgtggcagaccctgtcactgaaataatgggttggttaaagtgtgcatgtcctgtttatacaacataagggtgggtgggagggcccaaggacaattccatcttgcacctcttttttctttaatttttctttgcgtcatgtgctgtttggggagtgttttttggaaggaccatcctgcgtgacactgcagtgccactcctagatgggccaggtgtttgtgtcggccactagggtcgcttagcttactcacacagctacctcattgcccctcttttttttcttctttgcgtcatgtgctgtttggggagtgttttttggaagggccatcctgcgtgacactgcagtgacactcctagatgggccaggtgtttgtgtcggccactagggtcgcttagcttactcacacagctacctcattgcgcctctttttttctttgcgtcatgtgctgtttggggagtagttttttgaagggccagcctgcgtgacactgcagtgccactcctagatgggccaggtgtttgtgtcggccacttgggtcgcttagcttagccatccagcgacctcggtgcaaattttaggactaaaaataatattgtgaggtgttcagaatagactgaaaatgagtggaaattatggttattgaggttaataatactttgggatcaaaatgacccccaaattctatgattgaagctgttttttagggttttttgaaaaaaaacacccgaatccaaaacacaccagaatccgacaaaaaaaattcggtgaggttttggcaaaacgcgttcgaacccaaaacacggccgcggaaccaaacccaaacccaaaacccgaaaaatttccggtgcacatctctagtatttacggcAGTGTTTGTGTGCGACAAGCGAGCGACTCGattgctacatatttaaccaatataatgtgttttataggtaatagtccccttaataatatctgtaagtatgtttcgtGTAACTGGTtcgtggacaaaggaattcctctttgcatgatacgaagggtcagacaaaggttgaccgatgatgtctagtatccaacggaagagtattttattagaaatattccggtgttggttagaaagagatcgttcgctgctgcgtatagttatgcacaaaagtatatttggaacattaaatgtatttgcagttcattatccatgcggcgggattcttgtggatacctcccacctgagcagtttgaaatagtcacagcccacctgttcaaatccacctatgaccttttgttataatgcaaagacaggttcctgtgtccaatgaacaatgagattgtagggaccattgtattgttactgtatgttgtgtgtatataaggcagccagcctgggccagctcactcacttctctctacaaggttttctctgtgatgactgagagctggtttccaggactgtgcttgcgatcattcccacatgtgtaagtttctctgtgaccattttGTTCTCCTTCTGTattagccatttactctttctctctgttattatttgcgattgtgccgctattgtatatttatgtctagttactctgtttaggtattaatgttagttttgtagtgtataagctgtactgttttcttTTTGCATTGAACGTATCTctcataaaggtgttggaacctcactaGGTATTGTGTGTTTACCATTATATTACAAAGGgtattctgagcgtctcaatcgctcaaacagcttttatattatcaaggtctataagcattatatcattacagtactaaggtttacagtttaagcgtatcctttcagtgtgttgctaacaaggtttactgtgtgtcattctgagagcgtctgcgccgctcgtgttcttctcgtgggcacagcgtccgctacgctaacagcgtagcattacggtagtcggccgcctatagcgtgctcgataccaagcgtaaaccCGCGAGCGTACGTGTCGCTTGTGCGTCGCGCTCACGGTCTAACGtctgctacgctaagagcgtaccattACAGCACtgcgtacgccaattgcgtactgagtctcttacaaatatatagtgaatgtttaaaggtaaagaataggctttatcaggCTATAAGAAAACTCCTCATAACTGAAGCACCAGGACTACAATTAGCAGATTTTTGCATTCACTCAACAAGAGGCAAAGAATATGGAGGGtgcgagaatcagaaagtgagaactTTTGTTAGAGCTCTGTGTTTTTTTTAGAGTGCAAATCATTTAAATGTTAAAATTAATCAGCTTATGCCATGTAAATAActgcaaggaaaaaaaaaaaagagatttatttttaaaatttatattacacacacgtatacatacatacatatccaacAGGAGCACTCTCACATtctgattctcacatcctattaGATTCCCTTTGGGTATTTCACTTTTAAAGCTCACTGTGACCCAAGGAATGCTTCTTGCATATCCCCTACAATGTGAagttaaacagtttttttttttatccctatggTCACTACAGGTgtagatttatgtttttgctggtgggtgcaggGTGCTCAAGCCTGTTGAATGCCCCACCCCCACGATAAGCATTCTGCAGTAGCTTTCATGACTTGCTGCTAAGTGTGGTTCCCGTCACCCCCATTCCATGGCCCTCACACTACCCTGCACTCCCCTCCTTCCCACATTGCTCCTtatcaccccctcccccagctgCCTTGTCACTACTCCTCCTGAGCCTTTGGCCTCGATCCAGGCAGGGCTGTCTCATAATCCCTGTCCTCACTGATGGGAAGACAGCCATCACATGCGCCGGAGACACTCCGCCTGCTCACCTGCCGGCCCCAGGACACTCACCATCCAGCAGGCTGTGTGTTCCGCTCTCCGCACCTGCCTCCTTGCTGCTGCCCAAGCGTCCTCGCACAGCCCATCCCCAGTTGTTGAGTAGATGTGACTGGCCTGGCCCCTCCCAGTCAGCTTGGGTtctcctgcactgcatccctgccACCCTACCAACAGTATAACTGCTCCTGTTATCTGTGCCGCGGGCGCAGAGAGGAGGCAGCACTACAGTCCACTGTGCTAGCTCTGACAGGCGCTGGCAGACCCTTGACACCTGGTGGACGCTAAGCAGCAGGCGTGGCATGTGTGAGAGGGTGCTGTGCTCACGCCTATGGGTGCTCAGGcccaggagcacccacggaatcggcaTCTATGGATCACTTTATATTGCAAGCAGCAAGTTGTAGGCAAATTAGTCCAGAACACTGCTCCACTCTAGAATATTCAGATGTAAAGCCTATTGTCATACATCATGCCAACATTCTAGTGCAAAGACCAGTGAAACCGGTAAGATCTCATAATTCATTGCCTACCATTTTCTGCCAGCTCGTCTTTTCCAATAGCCAATGTAATATTTACCTTGCTCCAGGAAAGATGGTTAGGCACAGAGTCTATGGACAGAGCGATCATGCGAACGTTTCGTTTCTTAAATTCTGGTGCTAGTTTTACTGCCCGTCCCAGCTCTGTGGTGCACACTGGCGTATAATCCCTCGGGTGTGAGAAAAGGATACCCCATCTGAAACAAAAAGGATAAGCAACATGTTAGGGATAATCTGCATCCGAGACAGGTCCTACATGTCAACAAGTGATCAGTGTTTGGTCTTATGGGGAAGAGTGTTCACAATTGCAGGGTTTTTCCCTTCCTCACCAGGCCACAACTTATAAAATGCCGACATGCCCGAGCACTGCAGCTGCTATACACTGTAACCGAGCACTGCATTGAAAGCCAGGAATTTCTATGTTGAGAGTTCAAAGTGTGGCAATActgagtccgccccgcatgtcaggccctgtccTGCTGCACAAGTACAaacgcatcacacagcggcgatgcttttgtactggtagagtagcttCCCAccagcgctggcagggagctactcgtcgctgcttggCCTGCGTTGCACAGACGGTGCTCCATAACCGGCAGCCGGGgacaggcgatcgcagggctaagacagccgacacatgcgcagttcagatctgatcgctgctgtgggaacacacacagcagcgatcaggtctgaattagcccctatatttaCCCCCATTACAATTTATAGTGTGCACAGCTTGGCAAGGCATGCGTGTGCCATTCTGCAAGGGTCGCTTATTTTTGTACATTAGTTTTGTTGTTGAAAGTTCTCATATCTGCAGGGGCACAAGGTACACTTTTGTATGCAGTACCCACACAAatacaaatattggccctcattccgagtcgttcgctcggtaaatttcttcgcatcgcagcgtttttctgcttagtacgcatgcgcaatgttcgcactgcgactgcgccaagtaattttgctatgaaaaaagtatttttactcacggctttttcatcgctccggcgatcgtagtgtgattgacaggaaatgggtgttactgggcggaaacacagcgttttatgggcgtgtggttagaaacgctaccgtttccggaaaaaacgcaggagtggctggagaaacgggggagtgtctgggcgaacgctgggtgtgtttgtgacgtcaaacatggaacgacaagcactgaactgatcgcagatgccgagtaagtgtgaagctactctgaaactgctaagaagtttgtaatcgcaatattgcgaatacatcgttcgcaattttaagatgctaagatacactcccagtaggcgtaggcttagcgtgagcaactctgctaaaatcgccttgcgagcgatcaactcggaatgagggccattgttctggaaaaaaaaaaaaaaaactttttggttCTTGTTTTGCCAATAATCTTTCTTGTAATGCATGGTTATATTCCATCCGCTGGTATGTCACCAGGTGTCAGAATTCCGGAGCctttatcctgacagccgggatcattACTGCATACCTTTAATCCCAATCAGTCAACATCAATGGGCTCCATAGACATCATAAATAAACATGATATTTGTGGCAAGGTGTTCGGAACAGGCGGCACCCAGATATCAATGAGAGGGAGAAGACCCATTTAGCAGATTCTAGGAATAATAAAATAAAGTCCCGCCTCTGCctttatgaggggggggggggggggggtgttgctgaGAAAACACCAAATAGCACAAATGTGCCTCTTGAAaaaaggagattttttttttttattgttttcttttatCAGACACTCAACCCTGGTGCAAGATGCCAGCTGACGGTGATGTCAGCAAGTGGCCATGTGTAATTTGCCTTCTGTCCCTGAAGCTgcgtacacacggtgtgatatttcttttgatttttactatatagtcaaaatcgtaaggatagTGCATATAGTCCTTGCAATACTAATGCGCAGTCCCGCAGGATCGTCATCGCaaggagaaaaaaataataataggattttaattacctactggtatatctttttctcgtagtccgtagaggatgatggggtccacattagtagtgTTCCCTCTAGGCAGGGGCAGGGCGCCAGAGTTTAGGGGCACACTGGCGTGCGCggtgaaatgggg
Proteins encoded in this window:
- the LOC134956859 gene encoding peroxiredoxin-6-like produces the protein MPGLLLGDCFPDFEADTTIGRIKFHEFLGNKWGILFSHPRDYTPVCTTELGRAVKLAPEFKKRNVRMIALSIDSVPNHLSWSKDINAYNSDEPTETLPFPIIADPKRDLAVLLGMLDPDEKDNEGMPVTARCVFIIGPDKKMKLSILYPATTGRNFDEILRVVDSLQLTSNHNVATPVDWKLGDRVMVPPTVPEAEASKMFPSGVFTIELPSGKKYLRYTAQPK